From the genome of Vicia villosa cultivar HV-30 ecotype Madison, WI linkage group LG2, Vvil1.0, whole genome shotgun sequence, one region includes:
- the LOC131650782 gene encoding pentatricopeptide repeat-containing protein At4g31850, chloroplastic-like, with amino-acid sequence MLHQNPPPPPFEFGKILGSLVKTKHYHTVVSLSQQMEFSTVTPDFVTYNILMNSLCQLGYIPFAFSVFAKILKKGYQPNVVTFNTLIKGLCFIGHLHQALQFHDKLVAQGYQLDHVSYGTLINGLCKAGQTTAALRLLRRVDGKLVQPNVVMYSTIIDSMCKDKLVSDACDLYSEMVAKKIYPDVITYNALISGFCIVGKLKEAVCLCNKMTLENIYPNVFTFNILVDAFCKEGKVKQAQNVLARIIKNDIKLNVVTYNSLMDGYCLVNEVNKANDIFKTMVQRGVTPDVYSYNIMINGFCKIKVAGKAISLLKEMHCRKIVPNTVTYSSLIDGLCKLGRISYAVDLVDEMCDRGQLPNIITYSSILDALCKNHQVDKAIALFKEFKDRGIQPNVYTYTILIDGLCKDGRLNDAGKVFEELLVKGYNLNVCTYTVMIQGFCKSGLFDEALTLLSKMKDNGCIPNAQTYEIIILSLFENDENDKAEKLLCEMIARGLMYICSSEFDTEYVIDGIKYLIKVFVYFNGHKPAVQTKIPDDAKSFVTLKEMLNSLLPDSVNKRVTKIEFREDCIDTNGRMFKAYKKSDLSASFIPIPKSNLRLLGVLSDKTRMSFLRYLASVSFPNCRSYSQCLRHLNDDVDVVSLFNRMLHQNPTPPLIEFGKILDSLVKAKHYHTVVSLSQQMEFSKVTPDFVTYHILMNSLCQLGYITFAFSVFAKILKKGYQPNVVTFNTLIKGLCLKGHLHQALQFHDKLVAHGYQLNQVSYGTLINGLCKAGQTRAALQLLRQVDGKLVHPDVVMYSTIINSMCKDKLVSDACDLHSEMVAKKISPNVFTYGALISGFCIVGKLKEAIHLCNKMTLENIYPNVYTFSILVDAFCKEGKVKEAKNVLARMIKNDIKLNVVTYNSLMNGYCLINEVSKANDIFKTMFKRGVTPDGWSYNIMIDGFCKIKMVDEAINLFKEMHCKKIIPNTITYSSLIDGLCKLGRISYALELVDEMCSIGQLPDIITYSSILDALCKNNQVDKAIAVFKEFKGKGIQPTVCTYNILIDGLCKSGRLKDAQKVFEELLVKGYNLDVYTYTVMIQGFCDKGLFDEAMTLLSKMKDNGCLPNAITYEIIIRSLFDKDENDKANKLLCEMTARGLL; translated from the exons ATGCTTCATCAGAATCCCCCTCCTCCTCCATTTGAATTTGGCAAGATTTTAGGTTCTCTCGTCAAAACCAAACATTACCATACTGTTGTTTCCCTTTCTCAACAAATGGAATTCAGTACAGTTACTCCTGATTTTGTTACTTACAACATTCTCATGAATTCTCTCTGTCAATTGGGCTATATTCCTTTTGCTTTTTCTGTTTTCGCAAAGATTCTCAAGAAGGGTTATCAACCAAATGTCGTAACCTTCAATACACTCATCAAGGGTCTCTGTTTCATTGGTCACCTCCATCAAGCATTGCAATTTCATGACAAATTGGTAGCACAAGGATATCAGCTGGACCATGTTAGTTATGGAACCTTGATCAATGGTTTATGCAAGGCAGGACAAACAACGGCTGCTCTACGGTTGCTTAGACGAGTTGATGGCAAATTGGTCCAGCCTAATGTGGTAATGTACTCTACGATCATTGACAGCATGTGCAAAGATAAACTTGTTAGTGATGCATGTGATTTATATTCTGAAATGGTTGCTAAGAAAATTTATCCTGATGTTATCACTTACAATGCTTTAATTAGTGGTTTTTGTATTGTTGGTAAATTGAAAGAAGCGGTTTGTTTGTGTAATAAAATGACATTGGAAAACATCTACCCGAATGTGTTTACCTTTAATATATTGGTGGATGCTTTTTGTAAGGAAGGAAAGGTGAAACAAGCACAAAATGTGTTAGCTAGGATAATTAAAAATGACATTAAACTTAATGTTGTTACGTACAATTCTTTAATGGATGGGTATTGTCTAGTAAATGAAGTGAACAAAGCCAATGATATATTCAAGACAATGGTCCAAAGGGGAGTGACTCCTGATGTTTACAGCTACAATATCATGATTAATGGATTCTGTAAGATTAAAGTGGCAGGCAAAGCTATAAGTCTCCTCAAAGAAATGCATTGCAGAAAAATTGTTCCAAATACAGTAACTTATAGTTCCCTTATTGATGGCTTGTGCAAATTGGGGAGAATCTCTTATGCTGTAGATCTTGTCGATGAGATGTGTGATAGAGGTCAACTACCTAATATAATTACGTACAGTTCTATATTGGATGCTTTATGCAAAAACCATCAAGTTGATAAGGCAATTGCATTATTTAAAGAATTTAAAGACAGAGGTATTCAACCTAATGTGTACACATACACTATTCTTATCGATGGATTGTGTAAAGATGGAAGACTAAATGATGCAGGAAAGGTTTTTGAAGAACTTTTGGTCAAAGGCTACAATCTTAATGTCTGTACATATACTGTTATGATCCAGGGGTTTTGTAAGAGTGGCTTGTTTGACGAAGCGTTGACATTGCTGTCAAAAATGAAAGACAATGGTTGCATTCCGAATGCTCAAACTTATGAAATCATTATTCTTTCCCTATTTGAAAATGATGAAAATGATAAAGCAGAGAAACTTCTTTGTGAAATGATTGCGAGAGGTCTAAT gTACATCTGCTCTTCGGAATTTGACACAGAATATGTGATTGATGGTATCAAA TATTTGATTAAAGTATTTGTGTATTTCAATGGCCACAAGCCTGCTGTTCAAACCAAGATTCCAGATGACGCCAAATCATTTGTCACCTTGAAAGAAATGTTGAACAGTTTGCTGCCTGATTCTGTTAACAAAAGGGTAACAAAGATTGAGTTTCGGGAGGACTGTATTGATacaaatggaagg ATGTTCAAAGCATATAAAAAAAGTGACCTAAGTGCTTCATTCATTCCCATTCCAAAATCCAATTTAAGATTGTTGGGTGTGCTGAGCGACAAGACAAGAATGTCGTTTTTAAGGTACCTTGCTTCTGTTTCCTTTCCAAATTGTAGATCATACTCTCAGTGTCTGCGCCATttgaatgatgatgttgatgttgtttcCTTGTTTAATCGAATGCTTCATCAGAATCCCACTCCTCCTCTCATTGAATTTGGCAAGATTTTAGATTCTCTTGTCAAAGCCAAACATTACCATACTGTTGTTTCCCTTTCTCAACAAATGGAATTCAGTAAAGTTACTCCTGATTTTGTTACTTACCATATTCTCATGAATTCTCTCTGTCAATTGGGTTATATTACTTTTGCTTTTTCTGTTTTCGCAAAGATTCTCAAGAAGGGTTATCAACCAAATGTCGTAACCTTCAATACACTCATCAAGGGTCTCTGTCTCAAAGGTCACCTCCATCAAGCATTGCAATTTCATGACAAATTGGTAGCACACGGATATCAGTTGAACCAAGTTAGTTATGGAACCTTGATCAATGGTTTATGCAAGGCAGGACAAACAAGGGCTGCTCTACAGTTGCTTAGACAAGTTGATGGCAAATTGGTCCACCCTGATGTGGTAATGTACTCTACGATCATTAACAGCATGTGCAAAGATAAACTTGTTAGTGATGCATGTGATTTACATTCTGAAATggttgcaaagaaaatttctcctAATGTTTTCACTTACGGTGCTTTAATAAGTGGGTTTTGTATTGTTGGTAAATTGAAAGAAGCAATTCATTTGTGTAATAAAATGACATTGGAAAACATCTACCCGAATGTGTATACCTTTAGTATATTGGTGGATGCTTTTTGTAAGGAAGGAaaggtgaaagaagcaaaaaatgTGTTAGCTAGGATGATTAAAAATGACATTAAACTTAATGTTGTTACCTACAATTCTTTAATGAATGGGTATTGTCTAATAAATGAAGTGAGCAAGGCCAATGATATATTCAAGACTATGTTCAAAAGGGGAGTGACTCCTGATGGTTGGAGCTACAATATCATGATAGATGGATTTTGTAAGATTAAAATGGTGGATGAAGCTATTAATCTCTTCAAAGAAATGCATTGCAAAAAAATCATTCCTAATACTATAACTTATAGTTCCCTTATTGATGGCTTGTGCAAATTGGGGAGAATCTCATATGCTTTGGAGCTTGTAGATGAGATGTGTAGTATAGGTCAACTACCTGATATAATTACGTACAGTTCTATATTAGATGCTTTGTGCAAAAACAATCAAGTTGATAAGGCAATTGCAGTATTTAAAGAATTTAAAGGCAAAGGTATTCAACCAACTGTGTGCACATACAATATTCTTATCGATGGATTGTGTAAAAGTGGTAGACTAAAGGACGCACAAAAGGTTTTTGAAGAACTTTTGGTCAAAGGATACAATCTTGATGTCTACACATATACTGTTATGATCCAGGGGTTTTGCGACAAGGGCTTGTTTGATGAAGCGATGACCTTGCTGTCAAAAATGAAAGACAATGGTTGCCTTCCAAACGCTATAACTTATGAAATAATTATCCGTTCCCTTTTTGATAAAGATGAAAATGATAAGGCAAATAAACTTCTTTGTGAAATGACTGCAAGAGGTCTATTGTAA
- the LOC131653161 gene encoding putative pentatricopeptide repeat-containing protein At1g12700, mitochondrial has protein sequence MSFLWYVASIPFPKSRSYSHCLQHLNDEVDVDVISLFNRMLHKNPTPPAFEFNKILGSLVKAKHYSTVVSLSQQMELNKVTPGFVTHNILINSLCQLGYITFAFSVLAKILKRGYLPDAITLTTIIKGLYLKGHLHQALQFHDKLVADGYQLNQVSYGTLINGLCKAGQTRAALRLLRQVDGKLVQPDVVMYNMIIDTMCKDKLVSDACDLYFEMVAKKISPDVFTYNALIYGFCIVGKLKEAIH, from the coding sequence ATGTCGTTCCTATGGTACGTTGCTTCTATTCCCTTTCCCAAATCGAGATCATACTCTCACTGTCTCCAACATCTCAATGATGAAGTTGATGTTGATGTTATTTCATTGTTCAATCGAATGCTCCATAAGAACCCCACCCCACCCGCCTTTGAATTCAACAAGATTTTAGGTTCTCTTGTTAAGGCCAAACATTACTCCACTGTTGTTTCCCTTTCTCAACAGATGGAATTGAACAAAGTTACTCCTGGTTTTGTAACTCACAATATCCTCATCAATTCTCTCTGTCAATTGGGTTATATTACTTTTGCCTTTTCTGTATTGGCAAAGATTCTCAAGAGGGGTTATCTCCCAGATGCCATTACTTTAACTACAATCATCAAGGGTCTCTATCTCAAAGGTCACCTCCATCAAGCATTGCAATTTCATGACAAATTGGTAGCAGATGGATATCAGTTGAACCAAGTTAGTTATGGAACCTTGATCAATGGTTTATGCAAGGCAGGACAAACAAGGGCTGCTCTACGGTTGCTTAGACAAGTTGATGGCAAATTGGTCCAGCCCGATGTGGTAATGTACAATATGATTATTGATACAATGTGCAAAGATAAACTTGTTAGTGATGCGTGTGATTTATATTTTGAAATGGTTGCTAAGAAAATTTCTCCTGATGTTTTCACTTACAATGCATTAATCTATGGCTTTTGCATTGTTGGTAAATTGAAAGAAGCAATTCATtga
- the LOC131653160 gene encoding pentatricopeptide repeat-containing protein At1g63080, mitochondrial-like, producing MIINDIKLNVVTYNSLTDGHCLVNEVNKANDIFKTMVQRGVTPDVYSYNIMINGFCKIKMAGKAISLLKEMHCKKIDPNTVTYSSLIDGLCKLGRISYALELVDEMCNRGQLPNAITYNSILDALCKNHQIDKAIAFFKGFKGKGIQPTLCTYTILIDGLCKGGRLKDARKVFEELLVKGYNLDVYTFIVMIHGFCNNGLFDEALTLLSKMKDNGCIPNARTYEIIIISLFENDENVKAEKLLREMIARGLL from the coding sequence ATGATTATAAATGACATTAAACTTAATGTTGTTACCTACAATTCTTTAACGGATGGGCATTGTCTAGTAAATGAAGTGAACAAGGCCAATGATATATTCAAGACTATGGTTCAAAGGGGAGTGACTCCTGATGTTTACAGCTACAATATCATGATTAATGGATTCTGTAAGATTAAAATGGCAGGCAAAGCTATAAGTCTCCTCAAAGAAATGCATTGCAAAAAAATCGATCCAAATACAGTAACTTATAGTTCCCTTATTGATGGCTTGTGCAAATTGGGGAGAATCTCATATGCTTTGGAGCTTGTAGATGAGATGTGTAATAGAGGTCAACTACCTAATGCAATTACGTACAATTCTATATTGGATGCTTTATGCAAAAACCATCAAATTGATAAGGCAATTGCATTTTTTAAAGGATTTAAAGGCAAAGGTATTCAACCAACTTTGTGCACATACACTATTCTTATCGATGGATTGTGTAAAGGTGGAAGACTAAAAGATGCACGAAAGGTTTTTGAAGAACTTTTGGTCAAAGGATACAATCTCGATGTCTATACATTTATTGTTATGATCCATGGATTTTGTAACAATGGCTTGTTTGATGAAGCGTTGACATTGCTGTCAAAAATGAAAGACAATGGTTGCATTCCGAATGCTCGAACttatgaaattattattatttcccTATTTGAAAATGATGAAAATGTTAAAGCTGAGAAACTTCTTCGTGAAATGATTGCAAGAGGTCTACTATAA